Below is a genomic region from Fervidobacterium sp..
TTTGAGTGAGTACTTGTGTTTCGACTTAAGTAACACAGTTGTATTTGGAGACAATGAAAATGATATCTTTATGTTCAATGTGGCGGGAAAAAGGATAGCGGTGGAGAATGCTGTCGATAGACTTAAAGAGGTGTCTGACTTTGTTACGAAATCAAATGACGAAAATGGTGTGCTCTTTGCTTTTACTCAGCTTTTTCCTGAATACCTTAGCTAACTTACCTACAAAATATTTTTGGAGAAAAGATTTTATCTCCACACAGAGACTTGAAGCAATTTTAAAAGATGTTAGCCTACTTACACTTGGTAGTCTAGGAAATTACGCCTTAGTGCAAGAGGTCGGAAAATATGTCGGGAGCTTCGTAAAGATTAGTGGCTACAGCTACTATCTGGTTGGTCCGCTTGATACACTCAGCTCAGATGATACGGATTACTTTTACAGAGTGAATAAATCTCCTTTCTTAACAGCGGATGTGTACGAAAAATTTGCTACTGGACTGGGCCTTGCAGGTGTAATTGCCGTATTCGATGGGAGGGGAAAGATAGATACAAGTCTTGTGCAATCTCTTATCTCGAGGAAACAAACATATCCCGTGCTTGTTGAGAACGAAGGTAAAATGAGCTTATTGAAAAGTCTTGGATATAACAGCGTTTTTATCGTCCAAAGTGGTGATTCTTTTGAATTTTTAAGTGGGAAATTTGTTTATCTTAACTGGGATATTATCCCCCCTGATGCTGAGGAGCTAAGAAAAAGCCTACTTTTAAATTCTATCATTTACATTAGTCAGGGAGATATCCACGTAAAAAAACCATTTATGACAAACGGTGTTGTAGTGTATTCCAACGATGATTTCGTTTTGAATGAAGCACAAAAGATACTAAACAAACGAGCAGGACCCGGTAGGGTCCCCTGGTGATTGGAGCTGAATCTATTTTTATATTATTTTTCTACTTCCCGGTTTGATGGCAGGAATACCGTCTTTACAAAATGGACAGTGTTGTGCATCGTAGGTTGGGAAATCAAATCTCACAAGCCATGCGTAAGGCTTTCCAGTATTTTCAAAGGGATTTTCTTTTCCAGAACGGTTGATGATACTTGCAAATCCAACCACACTTGCACCGTAACTTTTAACAACGTCAAAAACTTCCAAGGTGGATCTTCCTGTCGTGACAACGTCTTCCACAATTATAACTTTATCAGTTGGGTAAATTTCAAATCCCCTTCTTAATTTCATCACATTGTCTTCTCTCTCAGTAAACATACTTCTCACACCAAGAAATTTTGCCACTTCGTAAGCAACAATAACCCCACCAAGTGCCGGTCCAATAACAACTGTACAGTCAATACTTAATTCTTTTATCTTTTGAGCTACCATTCTTCCTACTTCTTCACCATAGCTCGGATATTCAAAAACTTTCGCGCATTGAACGTAATTTGATGAATGAAGTCCCGATGATAATATAAAATGTCCTTCCAAAAGTGCCTCAGTCTTTTTGAGTATTTCTATTATTCTTTCCATAGTCTCATCCTTTCTTTTATCTCCTCTATTTTTCTTTTTGGGTCTTGCGCTTTGTAAACTTCTCTACCTATAACTGCAAAATCTGCAATTCCAACGATATCCCATAAACTAACAACATCTTTTTGATCGTCCTTTCCTTGGGTCATCCTTATACCTGGTACAAGTATCT
It encodes:
- the pyrE gene encoding orotate phosphoribosyltransferase, which produces MERIIEILKKTEALLEGHFILSSGLHSSNYVQCAKVFEYPSYGEEVGRMVAQKIKELSIDCTVVIGPALGGVIVAYEVAKFLGVRSMFTEREDNVMKLRRGFEIYPTDKVIIVEDVVTTGRSTLEVFDVVKSYGASVVGFASIINRSGKENPFENTGKPYAWLVRFDFPTYDAQHCPFCKDGIPAIKPGSRKII